One Sulfurimonas sp. C5 genomic region harbors:
- a CDS encoding Hpt domain-containing protein: protein MLIYNYKKEFIGIDEKDLKTLGLETLAQLQAEATDFADLFVKTPGYVHNFQHVHWIDYVSCADSTEHPRVIINVNNHVFKSDVSITTAYLADNPIEKAYFIHLNHLRILTDSEKGTISVDRLDRPSQQTATTPEPISFPTEAETPILSETAPAHEILEDEYDSGLTDYEELPVHVDESPLDVGDLSVDDVIDDSFELHPELASTEAVESEFPTSIEIPESIEVEESTEPVAVETPVKQTIPAAGTMHLDPELEKIINSGYVYNPQIASDELGLPLDLIEEFIEDFISQAKEFKSELYGALDEGDVDTVKILSHKLKGVAANLRIEDALEVLTTINTTGDLNIIKKNLDAFYMIIAKLAGEEINLDSGTPQEMHEEEEELTLDFKDEPEEEIGTADEEFNDKLELPTEADDAIISIADDDVPEQIDIPELADDNFIAHEEVAIDLADEIQSESTEFDFQEPISLEDDTTQEPESVQTYSKEQIAQEIGLDTESLHELLEDFQTEAKDIIATMKTALQNSDLDLLKAQANQLKGMSNNIRFTELSNALQELLNIENVDDAFNMISRVEELLEQISSED from the coding sequence ATGCTAATCTACAATTATAAAAAAGAGTTTATAGGTATAGACGAAAAAGATTTAAAAACTTTGGGTCTAGAAACTTTAGCACAGCTACAAGCAGAAGCTACAGATTTTGCTGATCTTTTCGTCAAAACACCAGGTTATGTTCATAACTTTCAACACGTACATTGGATTGACTATGTCTCTTGTGCTGACTCTACAGAACATCCACGGGTTATCATTAATGTCAATAATCATGTATTTAAATCAGATGTTTCCATTACGACGGCATATTTAGCAGACAATCCAATTGAAAAAGCTTATTTCATCCACCTTAATCATTTAAGGATATTAACTGATTCCGAAAAAGGTACAATTTCTGTAGATCGCTTAGATAGACCTTCACAACAAACTGCTACTACACCTGAGCCTATAAGTTTTCCAACAGAAGCTGAAACACCTATTCTTTCAGAAACAGCACCTGCTCACGAAATCTTAGAGGATGAATATGATAGCGGTTTAACAGATTATGAAGAGCTTCCTGTACACGTTGATGAATCTCCTTTAGATGTAGGTGATTTGAGTGTTGACGATGTTATTGATGACAGTTTCGAACTGCATCCAGAATTAGCATCTACGGAAGCTGTTGAATCTGAATTTCCTACATCAATCGAGATTCCTGAGTCTATAGAAGTAGAAGAAAGTACAGAACCTGTTGCCGTAGAAACTCCTGTCAAACAGACGATCCCTGCAGCAGGAACAATGCACCTTGATCCTGAATTAGAAAAAATTATCAACAGTGGATATGTGTACAATCCTCAAATCGCTTCAGATGAACTTGGTTTGCCTCTCGATTTGATTGAAGAGTTTATAGAAGACTTTATCAGCCAAGCAAAAGAGTTTAAATCAGAACTATATGGTGCTTTAGATGAAGGTGATGTTGACACAGTTAAAATCCTTTCACACAAACTTAAAGGTGTTGCGGCAAACCTTCGTATCGAAGATGCACTTGAAGTTTTAACAACTATCAATACTACTGGCGATCTTAATATCATTAAGAAAAATCTTGATGCTTTTTATATGATTATTGCAAAACTTGCCGGAGAGGAGATCAATTTAGATAGTGGAACTCCTCAAGAGATGCACGAAGAGGAAGAAGAGTTAACACTCGACTTTAAAGATGAACCTGAAGAAGAGATTGGTACAGCTGATGAAGAGTTTAATGATAAACTAGAACTTCCTACTGAAGCAGATGATGCTATTATTTCTATTGCAGATGATGACGTGCCTGAACAGATTGATATTCCAGAATTAGCAGATGATAATTTTATTGCACATGAAGAAGTAGCTATAGATTTAGCAGATGAAATACAAAGTGAAAGTACAGAATTTGATTTTCAAGAACCAATTTCATTAGAAGATGACACTACACAAGAGCCAGAATCTGTTCAAACATATTCTAAAGAACAGATAGCTCAAGAGATCGGTTTAGACACTGAAAGTTTACATGAGTTATTAGAAGATTTTCAAACAGAAGCTAAAGATATTATAGCTACTATGAAAACTGCTTTACAGAACTCCGATCTAGATCTTTTAAAAGCACAAGCAAACCAACTCAAAGGGATGAGTAACAATATTAGATTTACAGAGCTTTCAAACGCACTGCAAGAGTTGTTAAACATTGAGAATGTAGATGATGCTTTCAATATGATATCAAGAGTTGAAGAACTTTTAGAACAAATCTCGAGTGAGGATTAA